One genomic segment of Mastomys coucha isolate ucsf_1 unplaced genomic scaffold, UCSF_Mcou_1 pScaffold22, whole genome shotgun sequence includes these proteins:
- the Sowahb gene encoding ankyrin repeat domain-containing protein SOWAHB, with product MAGELSQEALLDFLCQAGGRVRNAELLSHFKSFLRDPHVAPGQLQERRELFKGFVNSVAAVRQDPDGTKYVVLKRRYRDLLGEEGLQRPGLEDGQPRSHRRRDPEPQKPPAGAGTRVDVGGDELAGSRGRKAAGPDHSPEDSPSQRTPGPEAAQARGRCAAVGTRGRCCWECQQNGWGQPLPEDLEDPAAACEKPERASPARDDLGAPGWLREGEAAERAPVSVTLVWPPAAVEAAGCPMSPPVVRPHPAPPREPLELFTAGSPNHSTQQLQQQQQRTREWVARCPQVPEAGFQGLTRAWSVLPDNFLQLPSETAFGVSETNLALPEPALSFHSLLSVAPDESSESCPGNAPPSVFRSIRCQLSLQDLNDFVDQESHGSEESSSGPKESPGTPEEGLQPVLRTSSWGELRDQDEDLFVSPNEGSPYVIRRDLRSRGSTPSFRKVPTVAKNLGDHPQEPFPAPKFRRSVRRSSRTGRTKSPSSSDEEHLDEDLLKRSRRPPRSRKPSKAGAPPSPRVDAVLIQKLADANAVARQPHSSWVPSRDGSAALIPHRPSEHRSPLVPLDAREHEWIVRLASGSWLHVLTLFWEDPQLALHRDFLTGYTALHWIAKHGDLRALQDLVSGAQKAGITLDVNVRSSCGYTPLHLAAIHGHQGVIKLLVQRLASRVNIRDCSGKRPWQYLKSNVSGETWQLLGAPRGKPIFPVYSLVQSSSPARKVKSREVSRNVTRKTSLAALLKSQHNKWKLASQYEKFHTSKERDEYSD from the coding sequence ATGGCTGGGGAGCTGAGCCAGGAGGCACTGCTGGACTTTCTGTGCCAGGCCGGGGGCCGAGTGCGTAACGCAGAGCTGCTGAGCCACTTCAAGAGCTTCCTGCGCGACCCTCACGTGGCTCCAGGCCAGCTGCAGGAGCGTCGCGAGCTCTTCAAGGGCTTCGTGAACTCGGTGGCCGCAGTGCGCCAGGACCCCGACGGCACCAAGTACGTGGTACTCAAGAGGAGGTACAGGGACCTGCTGGGGGAGGAGGGCCTGCAGCGACCCGGCCTCGAAGATGGACAGCCGCGGAGCCACCGCCGCCGTGACCCGGAGCCACAGAAGCCGCCGGCAGGTGCGGGGACCCGGGTGGACGTAGGTGGCGATGAGCTAGCGGGCAGCCGCGGGCGGAAGGCGGCCGGGCCAGACCACAGCCCGGAGGACAGTCCGAGCCAGAGGACACCGGGGCCAGAGGCTGCTCAAGCCAGAGGCAGGTGTGCGGCGGTGGGGACGCGGGGACGCTGCTGCTGGGAGTGCCAGCAGAACGGCTGGGGACAGCCGCTGCCGGAAGATCTCGAAGACCCTGCAGCCGCCTGCGAGAAGCCGGAGCGCGCTTCGCCTGCCCGGGATGACCTCGGAGCTCCCGGGTGGCTGCGGGAAGGAGAGGCGGCCGAGCGCGCGCCTGTGTCTGTAACGCTTGTCTGGCCTCCGGCCGCCGTCGAGGCTGCTGGCTGCCCGATGTCCCCGCCCGTTGTCCGGCCCCACCCGGCTCCCCCCAGGGAGCCGCTGGAGCTGTTTACCGCCGGCTCCCCGAACCATTCAacccagcagctgcagcagcagcagcagcgcacTCGAGAGTGGGTGGCCAGATGCCCGCAGGTGCCTGAGGCCGGGTTCCAGGGACTTACTCGGGCCTGGTCGGTGTTGCCAGACAACTTCCTCCAGCTACCTTCAGAAACCGCCTTTGGGGTCTCGGAGACCAACTTGGCGCTGCCAGAGCCCGCTCTGTCttttcattctctcctttctgtggCTCCTGACGAGTCCTCGGAATCCTGTCCGGGGAATGCTCCACCTTCTGTCTTTCGAAGTATTCGTTGTCAGCTGTCCCTCCAGGATCTGAATGACTTTGTGGATCAAGAGAGCCATGGCAGTGAGGAGAGCAGCAGTGGACCCAAAGAATCGCCCGGAACCCCCGAAGAGGGGCTGCAACCTGTCCTGAGAACTTCGTCCTGGGGCGAGCTCAGGGATCAAGATGAGGATCTGTTTGTGTCACCAAACGAAGGCAGCCCTTACGTGATCAGGCGGGACCTCAGGAGTAGAGGGAGTACGCCCAGTTTTCGGAAGGTCCCAACCGTGGCTAAAAACCTTGGAGACCACCCCCAGGAGCCCTTCCCTGCCCCCAAGTTCCGGAGGTCTGTCAGGAGGAGCTCTCGAACAGGGAGAACCaaatctccctcctcctcagatgAGGAGCACCTTGATGAGGACTTGTTGAAAAGGAGTCGGCGTCCACCTCGGTCCAGGAAACCTTCCAAGGCAGGAGCCCCGCCCAGCCCAAGGGTGGATGCTGTTTTGATACAGAAATTGGCAGATGCTAATGCTGTGGCCAGACAGCCACACTCCTCATGGGTCCCAAGCAGGGATGGATCTGCAGCCTTGATACCCCACAGACCTTCTGAGCACAGATCACCCCTTGTGCCCCTAGATGCCAGGGAGCATGAGTGGATTGTGAGGCTTGCCAGTGGCTCCTGGCTTCACGTGCTGACTTTGTTCTGGGAGGACCCCCAGCTGGCTTTGCACAGAGACTTCCTGACTGGGTACACGGCCTTGCACTGGATAGCAAAGCATGGTGACCTGAGAGCCCTTCAGGACTTGGTCTCTGGAGCCCAGAAAGCGGGGATTACACTAGATGTCAACGTGAGGTCCAGTTGTGGCTATACCCCACTGCACCTCGCAGCTATTCACGGGCACCAGGGAGTCATCAAATTGCTAGTGCAAAGACTGGCTTCTCGGGTGAACATTCGGGACTGCAGTGGCAAGAGGCCGTGGCAGTATCTGAAGAGTAATGTCTCTGGGGAAACGTGGCAGCTCCTGGGAGCACCCCGGGGCAAACCTATCTTCCCTGTCTATTCCTTAGTCCAAAGTTCTTCCCCAGCCAGGAAGGTCAAGAGCCGGGAAGTGTCTAGAAATGTCACCCGGAAGACTTCCTTGGCTGCTTTGCTCAAAAGTCAGCACAACAAATGGAAATTGGCCAGCCAATATGAGAAATTCCACACCTCAAAGGAGAGAGACGAGTATAGTGACTAA